One Glandiceps talaboti chromosome 20, keGlaTala1.1, whole genome shotgun sequence genomic region harbors:
- the LOC144450820 gene encoding uncharacterized protein LOC144450820 isoform X1 — MILLGSTTMSDKVVWLVGAGVHAGEYAKVLTDLNVKYEVIGRGAESAAKFEEKTGHSVHQGGLDPFLASNTISKDKNDVVAIVTVTIPNLATCTIQLIQHGVNTILLEKPGGKNSEEIAEINKAVENAKAEGRDIKVRMAYNRRFYASVRKARELAEEEGGVTSFLFEFTEWSHIIAGLPHPASVKQSWFLGNSHVLDLAFFLGGQPKELSCHNSGAGEVVWHPQSAIWVGSGVTETNALFSYHANWAAPGRWWLEVLTRKNRYIFRPLEKLHVTRLGTVKVEEVEIDDSVDKKFKPGLWLQTKTFLTNPDDKDLLPLDKQLCNVEKLYEPMRGPDVVLPAILVVGAGNIGSRHLQSLAGLQAAVDIVVVEPFQACLDRAKKIFDGENKVNSQTRVKYVQSLDQIAAGRQFEVAVIATTSTVRRKVLQEVLEHCKLKYAIIEKVLFQTAKDHEDVMAMLNKYNVKGFVDSQWVAFPLGKYLKEKLPQAPVNFHIHGEAWGMCCNSLHFVLLFNVLNDITDLEIDGSGLLPGYEASKRSGFVELFGAMKGKSPNGAADMTIVCTKGEKPEGRIMHVWNDHANVFWNEQSGTLFGSYASNNWQWETEHFPLPMVSRWTHKMVEQIFETGSCDLPTYEDAYKVSIKVNNMFISHLAEAGHEEAKRGVCLIT, encoded by the exons ATGATACTGTTAG GATCAACTACAATGTCAGATAAAGTGGTATGGTTGGTTGGTGCAGGAGTACATGCAGGGGAATACGCCAAAGTGCTGACAGATCTTAACGTCAAGTATGAAGTGATTGGTCGTGGAGCTGAAAGTGCTGCAAAGTTTGAAGAGAAAACCGGTCATTCCGTTCATCAGGGTGGTTTGGATCCTTTCCTTGCTTCAAATACCATATCAAAAGACAAGAATGATgttgttgctatagtaacagTGACAATTCCAAACCTTGCAACTTGTACCATACAGTTGATCCAACATGGTGTTAACACTATCCTGCTAGAAAAACCAGGTGGTAAGAATAGTGAAGAGATTGCGGAAATCAACAAGGCTGTTGAGAATGCAAAGGCAGAGGGCAGAGATATCAAAGTTCGTATGGCATATAATCGTCGATTCTATGCATCCGTACGAAAGGCTCGTGAATTGGCAGAAGAAGAAGGTGGTGTTACatcatttttgtttgaattcaCTGAATGGTCTCATATTATAGCTGGTTTACCACACCCAGCATCAG TTAAACAAAGTTGGTTCCTTGGTAATAGTCATGTTCTTGATTTGGCGTTTTTCCTTGGTGGTCAACCTAAAGAGCTTAGTTGTCATAATTCTGGGGCTGGAGAAGTAGTTTGGCATCCACAGTCTGCTATCTGGGTTGGTTCTGGTGTGACAGAGACTAATGCCTTATTTTCATACCATGCCAACTGGGCTGCCCCTGGAAGATGGTGGCTAGAG GTGCTGACTCGCAAGAATCGTTACATATTTCGCCCACTTGAGAAGTTGCATGTGACTCGTCTTGGAACCGTTAAGGTAGAAGAAGTGGAAATTGATGATAGTGTTGATAAGAAATTCAAACCTGGGCTATGGCTGCAAACAAAG ACTTTCCTTACTAATCCTGACGATAAAGACCTGTTACCTCTAGACAAGCAGCTGTGTAATGTAGAAAAACTCTATGAACCAATGCGAGGGCCAGATGTAGTCTTGCCTGCTATCCTGGTTGTAG GTGCTGGTAATATAGGTTCTCGTCATCTTCAGTCACTGGCAGGGTTACAAGCTGCTGTGGACATTGTGGTGGTGGAACCCTTTCA GGCATGTCTCGACCGGGCCAAGAAGATCTTTGATGGTGAAAACAAAGTGAATTCTCAGACCAGGGTGAAATATGTACAATCTCTGGATCAGATTGCAGCAGGCCGGCAATTTGAAGTTGCTGTTATTGCTACTACCTCTACAGTCAGACGCAAAGTCCTGCAAGAAGTACTTGAACACTGCAAACTTAAATACGCAATTATAGAAAAG GTTCTCTTCCAAACAGCTAAAGATCATGAAGATGTGATGGCTATGcttaacaaatacaatgtaaaggGCTTTGTGGATAGTCAATGGGTTGCTTTCCCGCTTGGTAAATATTTGAAGGAAAAACTACCACAG GCACCTGTTAACTTTCATATACATGGTGAAGCTTGGGGTATGTGCTGCAATTCTCTCCATTTTGTACTTCTGTTCAACGTGTTGAATGACATAACAGACCTAGAAATTGATGGAAGTGGCCTATTACCTGGATATGAAGCCTCAAAGAGATCA GGGTTTGTAGAGCTGTTTGGTGCAATGAAAGGCAAGTCACCGAACGGTGCAGCTGACATGACTATAGTTTGCACAAAAGGTGAAAAACCAGAAGGCCGCATTATGCATGTATGGAATGATCATGCCAATGTATTCTGGAATGAACAAAGT GGTACATTATTTGGAAGTTATGCATCCAACAACTGGCAATGGGAGACAGAACACTTCCCCTTGCCAATGGTTAGCAGATGGACACACAAAAtg GTGGAACAGATATTTGAGACTGGATCTTGTGATCTTCCAACTTATGAAGATGCTTACAAGGTGTCAATTAAGGtcaacaatatgtttatatcTCATCTGGCTGAAGCTGGACATGAAGAAGCTAAACGTGGTGTCTGCCTTATCACATAG
- the LOC144450820 gene encoding uncharacterized protein LOC144450820 isoform X2 has translation MSDKVVWLVGAGVHAGEYAKVLTDLNVKYEVIGRGAESAAKFEEKTGHSVHQGGLDPFLASNTISKDKNDVVAIVTVTIPNLATCTIQLIQHGVNTILLEKPGGKNSEEIAEINKAVENAKAEGRDIKVRMAYNRRFYASVRKARELAEEEGGVTSFLFEFTEWSHIIAGLPHPASVKQSWFLGNSHVLDLAFFLGGQPKELSCHNSGAGEVVWHPQSAIWVGSGVTETNALFSYHANWAAPGRWWLEVLTRKNRYIFRPLEKLHVTRLGTVKVEEVEIDDSVDKKFKPGLWLQTKTFLTNPDDKDLLPLDKQLCNVEKLYEPMRGPDVVLPAILVVGAGNIGSRHLQSLAGLQAAVDIVVVEPFQACLDRAKKIFDGENKVNSQTRVKYVQSLDQIAAGRQFEVAVIATTSTVRRKVLQEVLEHCKLKYAIIEKVLFQTAKDHEDVMAMLNKYNVKGFVDSQWVAFPLGKYLKEKLPQAPVNFHIHGEAWGMCCNSLHFVLLFNVLNDITDLEIDGSGLLPGYEASKRSGFVELFGAMKGKSPNGAADMTIVCTKGEKPEGRIMHVWNDHANVFWNEQSGTLFGSYASNNWQWETEHFPLPMVSRWTHKMVEQIFETGSCDLPTYEDAYKVSIKVNNMFISHLAEAGHEEAKRGVCLIT, from the exons ATGTCAGATAAAGTGGTATGGTTGGTTGGTGCAGGAGTACATGCAGGGGAATACGCCAAAGTGCTGACAGATCTTAACGTCAAGTATGAAGTGATTGGTCGTGGAGCTGAAAGTGCTGCAAAGTTTGAAGAGAAAACCGGTCATTCCGTTCATCAGGGTGGTTTGGATCCTTTCCTTGCTTCAAATACCATATCAAAAGACAAGAATGATgttgttgctatagtaacagTGACAATTCCAAACCTTGCAACTTGTACCATACAGTTGATCCAACATGGTGTTAACACTATCCTGCTAGAAAAACCAGGTGGTAAGAATAGTGAAGAGATTGCGGAAATCAACAAGGCTGTTGAGAATGCAAAGGCAGAGGGCAGAGATATCAAAGTTCGTATGGCATATAATCGTCGATTCTATGCATCCGTACGAAAGGCTCGTGAATTGGCAGAAGAAGAAGGTGGTGTTACatcatttttgtttgaattcaCTGAATGGTCTCATATTATAGCTGGTTTACCACACCCAGCATCAG TTAAACAAAGTTGGTTCCTTGGTAATAGTCATGTTCTTGATTTGGCGTTTTTCCTTGGTGGTCAACCTAAAGAGCTTAGTTGTCATAATTCTGGGGCTGGAGAAGTAGTTTGGCATCCACAGTCTGCTATCTGGGTTGGTTCTGGTGTGACAGAGACTAATGCCTTATTTTCATACCATGCCAACTGGGCTGCCCCTGGAAGATGGTGGCTAGAG GTGCTGACTCGCAAGAATCGTTACATATTTCGCCCACTTGAGAAGTTGCATGTGACTCGTCTTGGAACCGTTAAGGTAGAAGAAGTGGAAATTGATGATAGTGTTGATAAGAAATTCAAACCTGGGCTATGGCTGCAAACAAAG ACTTTCCTTACTAATCCTGACGATAAAGACCTGTTACCTCTAGACAAGCAGCTGTGTAATGTAGAAAAACTCTATGAACCAATGCGAGGGCCAGATGTAGTCTTGCCTGCTATCCTGGTTGTAG GTGCTGGTAATATAGGTTCTCGTCATCTTCAGTCACTGGCAGGGTTACAAGCTGCTGTGGACATTGTGGTGGTGGAACCCTTTCA GGCATGTCTCGACCGGGCCAAGAAGATCTTTGATGGTGAAAACAAAGTGAATTCTCAGACCAGGGTGAAATATGTACAATCTCTGGATCAGATTGCAGCAGGCCGGCAATTTGAAGTTGCTGTTATTGCTACTACCTCTACAGTCAGACGCAAAGTCCTGCAAGAAGTACTTGAACACTGCAAACTTAAATACGCAATTATAGAAAAG GTTCTCTTCCAAACAGCTAAAGATCATGAAGATGTGATGGCTATGcttaacaaatacaatgtaaaggGCTTTGTGGATAGTCAATGGGTTGCTTTCCCGCTTGGTAAATATTTGAAGGAAAAACTACCACAG GCACCTGTTAACTTTCATATACATGGTGAAGCTTGGGGTATGTGCTGCAATTCTCTCCATTTTGTACTTCTGTTCAACGTGTTGAATGACATAACAGACCTAGAAATTGATGGAAGTGGCCTATTACCTGGATATGAAGCCTCAAAGAGATCA GGGTTTGTAGAGCTGTTTGGTGCAATGAAAGGCAAGTCACCGAACGGTGCAGCTGACATGACTATAGTTTGCACAAAAGGTGAAAAACCAGAAGGCCGCATTATGCATGTATGGAATGATCATGCCAATGTATTCTGGAATGAACAAAGT GGTACATTATTTGGAAGTTATGCATCCAACAACTGGCAATGGGAGACAGAACACTTCCCCTTGCCAATGGTTAGCAGATGGACACACAAAAtg GTGGAACAGATATTTGAGACTGGATCTTGTGATCTTCCAACTTATGAAGATGCTTACAAGGTGTCAATTAAGGtcaacaatatgtttatatcTCATCTGGCTGAAGCTGGACATGAAGAAGCTAAACGTGGTGTCTGCCTTATCACATAG